A stretch of Bombina bombina isolate aBomBom1 chromosome 2, aBomBom1.pri, whole genome shotgun sequence DNA encodes these proteins:
- the LOC128646855 gene encoding GATA zinc finger domain-containing protein 14-like has product MDIFAQRDEILQNISLDNEHLTNNISNNIPTNLNDLCENLESLLIKELKNTIEIKYTQKYIDNNMVPRGLRLKKNCTFTLNEELSNEWFETLENASLGLMKIIIKSRNLFLKDIKSEIDSHKNNLKSFENNIEFTNLQKDIFSNISKFKDNIIETKLSKYQRDLRDYSDNKPETDTPIETETNYDIENIDIDTTTSKKDLSQIFGKNNHYTNRHPKTNFPPKNKEKNHNYPNHNNEPIKTFYKHSENSNHNQHPNYSDNHRQNSNYYHTNHKEQRDNAYNLMRFKENRNDNGTPKHNYHQQENGYHVDRRVYSHNNYDNDRENISNRDNYNYSWRNHNSRNVYSGNPNFRNSNFRDTNRTNYYSRNGEYNTNNNYHSHQQQNHFSYRSQSNDYNYHNRNYSNINQDWRVPVKNRFQPLETNIEPFSPIPNQTHQQVFLGKSPSGEGTSKNTNSPTLPQRTVRNKRGLEAEGAEENPGKTPKRQK; this is encoded by the coding sequence ATGGATATATTTGCTCAAAGAGACGAAATTCTTCAAAATATTTCATTAGACAATGAACATTTAACAAATAACATTTCTAATAATATTCCCACCAACTTGAATGACTTATGTGAAAACCTAGAAAGCCTCCTAATTAAAGAACTTAAAAATACTATAGAAATTAAATATACCCAAAAATATATTGACAATAATATGGTCCCTAGAGGATTAAGGTTAAAGAAAAACTGTACCTTTACACTAAATGAAGAACTCTCAAACGAATGGTTTGAAACCCTTGAAAATGCCTCTCTGGGACTAATGAAAATTATCATAAAATCTAGAAATCTGTTCCTTAAAGATATTAAATCAGAAATTGACTCACACAAAAACAATCTCAAATCATTTGAGAACAACATTGAATTTACAAATCTACAAAAAGATATTTTTAGCAATATCTCAAAATTTAAAGACAACATCATAGAAACCAAACTTTCAAAATATCAAAGAGATCTAAGAGATTATTCAGATAATAAACCGGAAACAGATACCCCTATAGAAACAGAAACTAACTATGATATagaaaatatagatatagataccaCCACTAGTAAAAAAGATTTATCACAAATTTTTGGTAAAAACAACCATTATACAAATAGACACCCCAAAACAAATTTTcctccaaaaaacaaagaaaaaaaccacAACTATCCCAACCATAATAATGAACCTATAAAAACCTTTTACAAACACTCTGAAAATTCCAATCATAACCAGCATCCTAACTATTCAGACAATCATAGACAAAATTCAAATTATTATCATACCAATCATAAAGAACAGAGAGATAATGCTTATAACTTAATGAGGTTTAAGGAAAACCGAAATGACAATGGTACACCAAAACACAACTATCACCAACAAGAAAACGGATACCATGTTGATAGAAGAGTATATTCACATAACAACTATGATAATGACAGAGAAAACATCAGTAACAGAGATAACTACAATTATAGTTGGAGAAACCATAACTCTAGAAATGTCTACTCTGGAAATCCTAATTTTAGAAATTCTAACTTTAGAGATACAAATCGCACAAATTACTACTCTAGAAACGGAGaatataacacaaataataattatcATAGTCACCAGCAACAAAATCATTTCTCATATAGATCACAATCCAATGACTATAATTATCACAATAGAAACTACTCCAATATAAATCAAGATTGGAGAGTACCTGTTAAAAATAGATTCCAACCACTAGAAACTAATATAGAACCATTTTCACCTATCCCAAATCAAACACATCAACAAGTTTTTTTAGGAAAGTCCCCTTCGGGGGAAGGAACCTCAAAAAACACAAATTCTCCTACACTACCACAAAGAACTGTAAGAAACAAAAGAGGCTTAGAGGCAGAAGGGGCAGAAGAAAATCCAGGCAAAAcaccaaaaagacagaaataa